The following are encoded together in the Equus przewalskii isolate Varuska chromosome 14, EquPr2, whole genome shotgun sequence genome:
- the SH2D6 gene encoding SH2 domain-containing protein 6 isoform X16, with amino-acid sequence MVRLSSGAPQVHRPRTLGKERPLSCTDTPLLSSLTLSRTSSVGASPDSPAWRKDAPHSCPLPGPGTWRCNHPFWKAQEEEEEEEDKYELPPCEALPLSLAPAHLPGVEEDSLYLDHPLSPSKSPPPQPEPEMLKAALSLQEAVKQGWPVGRRELGAPARVVPGPPKKPDEDVYLECEPNAVSALTQTLSSQVLTPPVPLPRTSVVPRPTPAPQEARNGAANAASKGSAAKQETPSLYLEIIPHSEVTCGLAAGRRASLSSVAPTWSTSAAETQSGEGGHEHRSLQPGLCAPSPPPCPGTSPSSCGVFQDGSLLGQPWYSGNCDRHAVESALLRFQKDGAYTVRPSSGPHGSQPFTLAVLLHGRVFNIPIRQLDGGRHYALGREGKNHEEDRTNCCYCPLLCIQDLEYAGSTSCFLILLKVSPCLRSRTLIWARDLT; translated from the exons ATGGTGAGACTTAGTTCTGGGGCACCCCAGGTGCACAGACCCAGGACTCTGGGCAAGGAGAGGCCTCTCAGCTGCACTGACACCCCTTTACTCTCCTCCCTGACTCTTTCCAGGACAAGCTCAGTGGGAGCAAGCCCCG ACTCCCCAGCTTGGAGAAAGGATGCCCCCCACTCATGTCCTCTGCCTGGCCCAGGGACCTGGAGATGCAAC CATCCCTTCTGGAAAGcccaagaagaggaggaagaggaggaggataaATATGAGTTGCCCCCCTGTGAGGCTCTGCCCCTCagtctggcccctgcccaccttcctGGTGTGGAAGAGGACTCTTTGTACTTGG ATCACCCCCTGAGCCCATCCAAGTCACCACCACCGCAGCCTGAGCCCGAGATG CTGAAGGCAGCACTGAGCCTGCAGGAGGCCGTGAAGCAGGGCTGGCCCGTGGGGAGGAGAG agcTGGGCGCACCGGCCAGAGTG GTGCCAGGCCCTCCAAAGAAACCTGATGAGGACGTCTACCTGGAGTGTGAGCCCAATGCAG TCTCAGCCTTGACTCAGACTCTGAGCTCCCAAGTCCTGACGCCCCCAGTCCCTCTACCTAGGACATCAGTGGTGCCCAG GCCCACTCCAGCCCCCCAGGAAGCTCGGAAT GGAGCAGCGAATGCCGCCTCTAAAG GCTCTGCAGCAAAGCAGGAAACTCCCAGCCTGTACCTGGAGATCATCCCTCATTCAGAGGTCACGTGTGGCCTAGCTG CAGGAAGGAgagcctctctttcctctgtaGCCCCCACCTGGAGCACCTCAGCTGCTGAG ACTCAGTCTGGGGAAGGCGGACATGAACACAGATCACTGCAACCGGGGTTGTGTGCTCCCAGCCCCCCGCCATGCCCTGGCACATCTCCGAGCAGCTGTGGGGTATTCCAGGACGGCAGCCTGCTGGGTCAGCCTTGGTACTCGGGGAACTGTGACCGTCATGCTGTTGAGAGTGCCCTGCTCCGATTCCAAAAG GACGGGGCCTACACCGTGCGCCCCAGCTCAGGGCCTCATGGCTCCCAGCCCTTCACCCTGGCAGTGCTTCTCCACGGTCGGGTCTTCAACATTCCCATCCGGCAGCTGGATGGTGGGCGCCACTATGCCCTGGGCCGGGAGGGCAAGAACCACGAGGAG GACAGGACCAACTGCTGCTACTGCCCACTATTGTGTATCCAGGACCTGGAATACG CTGGCTCCACTTCCTGCTTCCTCATTCTGCTCAAGGTGTCACCATGCTTACGGTCGAGGACACTGATCTGGGCCCGGGATCTCACCTGA
- the SH2D6 gene encoding SH2 domain-containing protein 6 isoform X13: protein MVRLSSGAPQVHRPRTLGKERPLSCTDTPLLSSLTLSRTSSVGASPDSPAWRKDAPHSCPLPGPGTWRCNHPFWKAQEEEEEEEDKYELPPCEALPLSLAPAHLPGVEEDSLYLDHPLSPSKSPPPQPEPEMLKAALSLQEAVKQGWPVGRRELGAPARVVPGPPKKPDEDVYLECEPNAVSALTQTLSSQVLTPPVPLPRTSVVPRPTPAPQEARNGAANAASKGSAAKQETPSLYLEIIPHSEVTCGLAAGRRASLSSVAPTWSTSAAETQSGEGGHEHRSLQPGLCAPSPPPCPGTSPSSCGVFQDGSLLGQPWYSGNCDRHAVESALLRFQKDGAYTVRPSSGPHGSQPFTLAVLLHGRVFNIPIRQLDGGRHYALGREGKNHEEDRTNCCYCPLLCIQDLEYGRLALANHQLGDQVLEKCHLVKKPMDCQEWFACLQWPGRTYRVKCENRYFKNPPQIRRM, encoded by the exons ATGGTGAGACTTAGTTCTGGGGCACCCCAGGTGCACAGACCCAGGACTCTGGGCAAGGAGAGGCCTCTCAGCTGCACTGACACCCCTTTACTCTCCTCCCTGACTCTTTCCAGGACAAGCTCAGTGGGAGCAAGCCCCG ACTCCCCAGCTTGGAGAAAGGATGCCCCCCACTCATGTCCTCTGCCTGGCCCAGGGACCTGGAGATGCAAC CATCCCTTCTGGAAAGcccaagaagaggaggaagaggaggaggataaATATGAGTTGCCCCCCTGTGAGGCTCTGCCCCTCagtctggcccctgcccaccttcctGGTGTGGAAGAGGACTCTTTGTACTTGG ATCACCCCCTGAGCCCATCCAAGTCACCACCACCGCAGCCTGAGCCCGAGATG CTGAAGGCAGCACTGAGCCTGCAGGAGGCCGTGAAGCAGGGCTGGCCCGTGGGGAGGAGAG agcTGGGCGCACCGGCCAGAGTG GTGCCAGGCCCTCCAAAGAAACCTGATGAGGACGTCTACCTGGAGTGTGAGCCCAATGCAG TCTCAGCCTTGACTCAGACTCTGAGCTCCCAAGTCCTGACGCCCCCAGTCCCTCTACCTAGGACATCAGTGGTGCCCAG GCCCACTCCAGCCCCCCAGGAAGCTCGGAAT GGAGCAGCGAATGCCGCCTCTAAAG GCTCTGCAGCAAAGCAGGAAACTCCCAGCCTGTACCTGGAGATCATCCCTCATTCAGAGGTCACGTGTGGCCTAGCTG CAGGAAGGAgagcctctctttcctctgtaGCCCCCACCTGGAGCACCTCAGCTGCTGAG ACTCAGTCTGGGGAAGGCGGACATGAACACAGATCACTGCAACCGGGGTTGTGTGCTCCCAGCCCCCCGCCATGCCCTGGCACATCTCCGAGCAGCTGTGGGGTATTCCAGGACGGCAGCCTGCTGGGTCAGCCTTGGTACTCGGGGAACTGTGACCGTCATGCTGTTGAGAGTGCCCTGCTCCGATTCCAAAAG GACGGGGCCTACACCGTGCGCCCCAGCTCAGGGCCTCATGGCTCCCAGCCCTTCACCCTGGCAGTGCTTCTCCACGGTCGGGTCTTCAACATTCCCATCCGGCAGCTGGATGGTGGGCGCCACTATGCCCTGGGCCGGGAGGGCAAGAACCACGAGGAG GACAGGACCAACTGCTGCTACTGCCCACTATTGTGTATCCAGGACCTGGAATACG gaagattagccctagctaATCACCAACTGGGGGATCAAGTGCTGGAGAAATGCCATTTGGTGAAGAAGCCCATGGATTGCCAAGAGTGGTTTGCCTGTCTCCAATGGCCCGGAAGGACCTATAGGGTGAAGTGTGAG AATCGGTACTTCAAGAATCCTCCTCAAATACGAAGGATGTGA
- the SH2D6 gene encoding SH2 domain-containing protein 6 isoform X11, translated as MVRLSSGAPQVHRPRTLGKERPLSCTDTPLLSSLTLSRTSSVGASPDSPAWRKDAPHSCPLPGPGTWRCNHPFWKAQEEEEEEEDKYELPPCEALPLSLAPAHLPGVEEDSLYLDHPLSPSKSPPPQPEPEMLKAALSLQEAVKQGWPVGRRELGAPARVVPGPPKKPDEDVYLECEPNAVSALTQTLSSQVLTPPVPLPRTSVVPRPTPAPQEARNGAANAASKGSAAKQETPSLYLEIIPHSEVTCGLAAGRRASLSSVAPTWSTSAAETQSGEGGHEHRSLQPGLCAPSPPPCPGTSPSSCGVFQDGSLLGQPWYSGNCDRHAVESALLRFQKDGAYTVRPSSGPHGSQPFTLAVLLHGRVFNIPIRQLDGGRHYALGREGKNHEEDRTNCCYCPLLCIQDLEYGRLALANHQLGDQVLEKCHLVKKPMDCQEWFACLQWPGRTYRVKCEVGKGVNVVATPRQDPTRRGSECARCNRPASFLLWFLKS; from the exons ATGGTGAGACTTAGTTCTGGGGCACCCCAGGTGCACAGACCCAGGACTCTGGGCAAGGAGAGGCCTCTCAGCTGCACTGACACCCCTTTACTCTCCTCCCTGACTCTTTCCAGGACAAGCTCAGTGGGAGCAAGCCCCG ACTCCCCAGCTTGGAGAAAGGATGCCCCCCACTCATGTCCTCTGCCTGGCCCAGGGACCTGGAGATGCAAC CATCCCTTCTGGAAAGcccaagaagaggaggaagaggaggaggataaATATGAGTTGCCCCCCTGTGAGGCTCTGCCCCTCagtctggcccctgcccaccttcctGGTGTGGAAGAGGACTCTTTGTACTTGG ATCACCCCCTGAGCCCATCCAAGTCACCACCACCGCAGCCTGAGCCCGAGATG CTGAAGGCAGCACTGAGCCTGCAGGAGGCCGTGAAGCAGGGCTGGCCCGTGGGGAGGAGAG agcTGGGCGCACCGGCCAGAGTG GTGCCAGGCCCTCCAAAGAAACCTGATGAGGACGTCTACCTGGAGTGTGAGCCCAATGCAG TCTCAGCCTTGACTCAGACTCTGAGCTCCCAAGTCCTGACGCCCCCAGTCCCTCTACCTAGGACATCAGTGGTGCCCAG GCCCACTCCAGCCCCCCAGGAAGCTCGGAAT GGAGCAGCGAATGCCGCCTCTAAAG GCTCTGCAGCAAAGCAGGAAACTCCCAGCCTGTACCTGGAGATCATCCCTCATTCAGAGGTCACGTGTGGCCTAGCTG CAGGAAGGAgagcctctctttcctctgtaGCCCCCACCTGGAGCACCTCAGCTGCTGAG ACTCAGTCTGGGGAAGGCGGACATGAACACAGATCACTGCAACCGGGGTTGTGTGCTCCCAGCCCCCCGCCATGCCCTGGCACATCTCCGAGCAGCTGTGGGGTATTCCAGGACGGCAGCCTGCTGGGTCAGCCTTGGTACTCGGGGAACTGTGACCGTCATGCTGTTGAGAGTGCCCTGCTCCGATTCCAAAAG GACGGGGCCTACACCGTGCGCCCCAGCTCAGGGCCTCATGGCTCCCAGCCCTTCACCCTGGCAGTGCTTCTCCACGGTCGGGTCTTCAACATTCCCATCCGGCAGCTGGATGGTGGGCGCCACTATGCCCTGGGCCGGGAGGGCAAGAACCACGAGGAG GACAGGACCAACTGCTGCTACTGCCCACTATTGTGTATCCAGGACCTGGAATACG gaagattagccctagctaATCACCAACTGGGGGATCAAGTGCTGGAGAAATGCCATTTGGTGAAGAAGCCCATGGATTGCCAAGAGTGGTTTGCCTGTCTCCAATGGCCCGGAAGGACCTATAGGGTGAAGTGTGAGGTGGGGAAGGGCGTGAATGTCGTGGCTACCCCCAGACAAGACCCCACCCGCCGGGGCTCTGAGTGTGCTCGATGCAACCGTCCAGCAAGCTTTCTGCTTTGGTTTCTAAAGAGTTAG
- the SH2D6 gene encoding SH2 domain-containing protein 6 isoform X18 — protein MVRLSSGAPQVHRPRTLGKERPLSCTDTPLLSSLTLSRTSSVGASPDSPAWRKDAPHSCPLPGPGTWRCNHPFWKAQEEEEEEEDKYELPPCEALPLSLAPAHLPGVEEDSLYLDHPLSPSKSPPPQPEPEMLKAALSLQEAVKQGWPVGRRELGAPARVVPGPPKKPDEDVYLECEPNAVSALTQTLSSQVLTPPVPLPRTSVVPRPTPAPQEARNGAANAASKGSAAKQETPSLYLEIIPHSEVTCGLAAGRRASLSSVAPTWSTSAAETQSGEGGHEHRSLQPGLCAPSPPPCPGTSPSSCGVFQDGSLLGQPWYSGNCDRHAVESALLRFQKDGAYTVRPSSGPHGSQPFTLAVLLHGRVFNIPIRQLDGGRHYALGREGKNHEEDRTNCCYCPLLCIQDLEYD, from the exons ATGGTGAGACTTAGTTCTGGGGCACCCCAGGTGCACAGACCCAGGACTCTGGGCAAGGAGAGGCCTCTCAGCTGCACTGACACCCCTTTACTCTCCTCCCTGACTCTTTCCAGGACAAGCTCAGTGGGAGCAAGCCCCG ACTCCCCAGCTTGGAGAAAGGATGCCCCCCACTCATGTCCTCTGCCTGGCCCAGGGACCTGGAGATGCAAC CATCCCTTCTGGAAAGcccaagaagaggaggaagaggaggaggataaATATGAGTTGCCCCCCTGTGAGGCTCTGCCCCTCagtctggcccctgcccaccttcctGGTGTGGAAGAGGACTCTTTGTACTTGG ATCACCCCCTGAGCCCATCCAAGTCACCACCACCGCAGCCTGAGCCCGAGATG CTGAAGGCAGCACTGAGCCTGCAGGAGGCCGTGAAGCAGGGCTGGCCCGTGGGGAGGAGAG agcTGGGCGCACCGGCCAGAGTG GTGCCAGGCCCTCCAAAGAAACCTGATGAGGACGTCTACCTGGAGTGTGAGCCCAATGCAG TCTCAGCCTTGACTCAGACTCTGAGCTCCCAAGTCCTGACGCCCCCAGTCCCTCTACCTAGGACATCAGTGGTGCCCAG GCCCACTCCAGCCCCCCAGGAAGCTCGGAAT GGAGCAGCGAATGCCGCCTCTAAAG GCTCTGCAGCAAAGCAGGAAACTCCCAGCCTGTACCTGGAGATCATCCCTCATTCAGAGGTCACGTGTGGCCTAGCTG CAGGAAGGAgagcctctctttcctctgtaGCCCCCACCTGGAGCACCTCAGCTGCTGAG ACTCAGTCTGGGGAAGGCGGACATGAACACAGATCACTGCAACCGGGGTTGTGTGCTCCCAGCCCCCCGCCATGCCCTGGCACATCTCCGAGCAGCTGTGGGGTATTCCAGGACGGCAGCCTGCTGGGTCAGCCTTGGTACTCGGGGAACTGTGACCGTCATGCTGTTGAGAGTGCCCTGCTCCGATTCCAAAAG GACGGGGCCTACACCGTGCGCCCCAGCTCAGGGCCTCATGGCTCCCAGCCCTTCACCCTGGCAGTGCTTCTCCACGGTCGGGTCTTCAACATTCCCATCCGGCAGCTGGATGGTGGGCGCCACTATGCCCTGGGCCGGGAGGGCAAGAACCACGAGGAG GACAGGACCAACTGCTGCTACTGCCCACTATTGTGTATCCAGGACCTGGAATACG attag
- the SH2D6 gene encoding SH2 domain-containing protein 6 isoform X7: MVRLSSGAPQVHRPRTLGKERPLSCTDTPLLSSLTLSRTSSVGASPDSPAWRKDAPHSCPLPGPGTWRCNHPFWKAQEEEEEEEDKYELPPCEALPLSLAPAHLPGVEEDSLYLDHPLSPSKSPPPQPEPEMLKAALSLQEAVKQGWPVGRRELGAPARVVPGPPKKPDEDVYLECEPNAVSALTQTLSSQVLTPPVPLPRTSVVPRPTPAPQEARNGAANAASKGSAAKQETPSLYLEIIPHSEVTCGLAAGRRASLSSVAPTWSTSAAETQSGEGGHEHRSLQPGLCAPSPPPCPGTSPSSCGVFQDGSLLGQPWYSGNCDRHAVESALLRFQKDGAYTVRPSSGPHGSQPFTLAVLLHGRVFNIPIRQLDGGRHYALGREGKNHEEVQSQEGCLRPGTGQQNGSGASWGKQEGKYLGKCQRAPSPSPQFPQEASPGTRLKGLTDALPPCPALLLCGRHYPALHAAAPAPRGQTQRQPAAHLPALPHQALTPQRKASQAALDEVLFREAEPQGNSTGTAWTQRESSRILLVA, encoded by the exons ATGGTGAGACTTAGTTCTGGGGCACCCCAGGTGCACAGACCCAGGACTCTGGGCAAGGAGAGGCCTCTCAGCTGCACTGACACCCCTTTACTCTCCTCCCTGACTCTTTCCAGGACAAGCTCAGTGGGAGCAAGCCCCG ACTCCCCAGCTTGGAGAAAGGATGCCCCCCACTCATGTCCTCTGCCTGGCCCAGGGACCTGGAGATGCAAC CATCCCTTCTGGAAAGcccaagaagaggaggaagaggaggaggataaATATGAGTTGCCCCCCTGTGAGGCTCTGCCCCTCagtctggcccctgcccaccttcctGGTGTGGAAGAGGACTCTTTGTACTTGG ATCACCCCCTGAGCCCATCCAAGTCACCACCACCGCAGCCTGAGCCCGAGATG CTGAAGGCAGCACTGAGCCTGCAGGAGGCCGTGAAGCAGGGCTGGCCCGTGGGGAGGAGAG agcTGGGCGCACCGGCCAGAGTG GTGCCAGGCCCTCCAAAGAAACCTGATGAGGACGTCTACCTGGAGTGTGAGCCCAATGCAG TCTCAGCCTTGACTCAGACTCTGAGCTCCCAAGTCCTGACGCCCCCAGTCCCTCTACCTAGGACATCAGTGGTGCCCAG GCCCACTCCAGCCCCCCAGGAAGCTCGGAAT GGAGCAGCGAATGCCGCCTCTAAAG GCTCTGCAGCAAAGCAGGAAACTCCCAGCCTGTACCTGGAGATCATCCCTCATTCAGAGGTCACGTGTGGCCTAGCTG CAGGAAGGAgagcctctctttcctctgtaGCCCCCACCTGGAGCACCTCAGCTGCTGAG ACTCAGTCTGGGGAAGGCGGACATGAACACAGATCACTGCAACCGGGGTTGTGTGCTCCCAGCCCCCCGCCATGCCCTGGCACATCTCCGAGCAGCTGTGGGGTATTCCAGGACGGCAGCCTGCTGGGTCAGCCTTGGTACTCGGGGAACTGTGACCGTCATGCTGTTGAGAGTGCCCTGCTCCGATTCCAAAAG GACGGGGCCTACACCGTGCGCCCCAGCTCAGGGCCTCATGGCTCCCAGCCCTTCACCCTGGCAGTGCTTCTCCACGGTCGGGTCTTCAACATTCCCATCCGGCAGCTGGATGGTGGGCGCCACTATGCCCTGGGCCGGGAGGGCAAGAACCACGAGGAG GTGCAGTCACAGGAAGGCTGCCTGAGGCCTGGAACTGGGCAGCAGAATGGCAGTGGAGCTTCGTGGGGCAAACAGGAAgggaaatatttaggaaaatgtcAACGAGCCCCCTCGCCGAGCCCACAGTTCCCTCAGGAAGCTTCTCCGGGCACGAGGCTCAAGGGACTCACTGACGCCCTGCCTCCCTGTCCAGCTCTTCTCCTCTGTGGCCGCCATTATCCAGCACTACATgcagcagcccctgcccctcgTGGACAGACACAGCGGCAGCCGGCAGCTCACCTGCCTGCTCTTCCCCACCAAGCCCTGACACCACAGCGGAA GGCCTCCCAAGCTGCTCTGGATGAAGTCCTCTTCCGGGAAGCTGAGCCTCAGGGGAACAGCACAGGCACTGCTTGGACACAAAGAGAATCCTCTCGCATCCTCTTGGTAGCATAA
- the SH2D6 gene encoding SH2 domain-containing protein 6 isoform X24, producing MVRLSSGAPQVHRPRTLGKERPLSCTDTPLLSSLTLSRTSSVGASPDSPAWRKDAPHSCPLPGPGTWRCNHPFWKAQEEEEEEEDKYELPPCEALPLSLAPAHLPGVEEDSLYLDHPLSPSKSPPPQPEPEMLKAALSLQEAVKQGWPVGRRELGAPARVVPGPPKKPDEDVYLECEPNAVSALTQTLSSQVLTPPVPLPRTSVVPRPTPAPQEARNGAANAASKGSAAKQETPSLYLEIIPHSEVTCGLAAGRRASLSSVAPTWSTSAAETQSGEGGHEHRSLQPGLCAPSPPPCPGTSPSSCGVFQDGSLLGQPWYSGNCDRHAVESALLRFQKGLPSCSG from the exons ATGGTGAGACTTAGTTCTGGGGCACCCCAGGTGCACAGACCCAGGACTCTGGGCAAGGAGAGGCCTCTCAGCTGCACTGACACCCCTTTACTCTCCTCCCTGACTCTTTCCAGGACAAGCTCAGTGGGAGCAAGCCCCG ACTCCCCAGCTTGGAGAAAGGATGCCCCCCACTCATGTCCTCTGCCTGGCCCAGGGACCTGGAGATGCAAC CATCCCTTCTGGAAAGcccaagaagaggaggaagaggaggaggataaATATGAGTTGCCCCCCTGTGAGGCTCTGCCCCTCagtctggcccctgcccaccttcctGGTGTGGAAGAGGACTCTTTGTACTTGG ATCACCCCCTGAGCCCATCCAAGTCACCACCACCGCAGCCTGAGCCCGAGATG CTGAAGGCAGCACTGAGCCTGCAGGAGGCCGTGAAGCAGGGCTGGCCCGTGGGGAGGAGAG agcTGGGCGCACCGGCCAGAGTG GTGCCAGGCCCTCCAAAGAAACCTGATGAGGACGTCTACCTGGAGTGTGAGCCCAATGCAG TCTCAGCCTTGACTCAGACTCTGAGCTCCCAAGTCCTGACGCCCCCAGTCCCTCTACCTAGGACATCAGTGGTGCCCAG GCCCACTCCAGCCCCCCAGGAAGCTCGGAAT GGAGCAGCGAATGCCGCCTCTAAAG GCTCTGCAGCAAAGCAGGAAACTCCCAGCCTGTACCTGGAGATCATCCCTCATTCAGAGGTCACGTGTGGCCTAGCTG CAGGAAGGAgagcctctctttcctctgtaGCCCCCACCTGGAGCACCTCAGCTGCTGAG ACTCAGTCTGGGGAAGGCGGACATGAACACAGATCACTGCAACCGGGGTTGTGTGCTCCCAGCCCCCCGCCATGCCCTGGCACATCTCCGAGCAGCTGTGGGGTATTCCAGGACGGCAGCCTGCTGGGTCAGCCTTGGTACTCGGGGAACTGTGACCGTCATGCTGTTGAGAGTGCCCTGCTCCGATTCCAAAAG GGCCTCCCAAGCTGCTCTGGATGA
- the SH2D6 gene encoding SH2 domain-containing protein 6 isoform X19 has protein sequence MVRLSSGAPQVHRPRTLGKERPLSCTDTPLLSSLTLSRTSSVGASPDSPAWRKDAPHSCPLPGPGTWRCNHPFWKAQEEEEEEEDKYELPPCEALPLSLAPAHLPGVEEDSLYLDHPLSPSKSPPPQPEPEMLKAALSLQEAVKQGWPVGRRELGAPARVVPGPPKKPDEDVYLECEPNAVSALTQTLSSQVLTPPVPLPRTSVVPRPTPAPQEARNGAANAASKGSAAKQETPSLYLEIIPHSEVTCGLAAGRRASLSSVAPTWSTSAAETQSGEGGHEHRSLQPGLCAPSPPPCPGTSPSSCGVFQDGSLLGQPWYSGNCDRHAVESALLRFQKDGAYTVRPSSGPHGSQPFTLAVLLHGRVFNIPIRQLDGGRHYALGREGKNHEEGLPSCSG, from the exons ATGGTGAGACTTAGTTCTGGGGCACCCCAGGTGCACAGACCCAGGACTCTGGGCAAGGAGAGGCCTCTCAGCTGCACTGACACCCCTTTACTCTCCTCCCTGACTCTTTCCAGGACAAGCTCAGTGGGAGCAAGCCCCG ACTCCCCAGCTTGGAGAAAGGATGCCCCCCACTCATGTCCTCTGCCTGGCCCAGGGACCTGGAGATGCAAC CATCCCTTCTGGAAAGcccaagaagaggaggaagaggaggaggataaATATGAGTTGCCCCCCTGTGAGGCTCTGCCCCTCagtctggcccctgcccaccttcctGGTGTGGAAGAGGACTCTTTGTACTTGG ATCACCCCCTGAGCCCATCCAAGTCACCACCACCGCAGCCTGAGCCCGAGATG CTGAAGGCAGCACTGAGCCTGCAGGAGGCCGTGAAGCAGGGCTGGCCCGTGGGGAGGAGAG agcTGGGCGCACCGGCCAGAGTG GTGCCAGGCCCTCCAAAGAAACCTGATGAGGACGTCTACCTGGAGTGTGAGCCCAATGCAG TCTCAGCCTTGACTCAGACTCTGAGCTCCCAAGTCCTGACGCCCCCAGTCCCTCTACCTAGGACATCAGTGGTGCCCAG GCCCACTCCAGCCCCCCAGGAAGCTCGGAAT GGAGCAGCGAATGCCGCCTCTAAAG GCTCTGCAGCAAAGCAGGAAACTCCCAGCCTGTACCTGGAGATCATCCCTCATTCAGAGGTCACGTGTGGCCTAGCTG CAGGAAGGAgagcctctctttcctctgtaGCCCCCACCTGGAGCACCTCAGCTGCTGAG ACTCAGTCTGGGGAAGGCGGACATGAACACAGATCACTGCAACCGGGGTTGTGTGCTCCCAGCCCCCCGCCATGCCCTGGCACATCTCCGAGCAGCTGTGGGGTATTCCAGGACGGCAGCCTGCTGGGTCAGCCTTGGTACTCGGGGAACTGTGACCGTCATGCTGTTGAGAGTGCCCTGCTCCGATTCCAAAAG GACGGGGCCTACACCGTGCGCCCCAGCTCAGGGCCTCATGGCTCCCAGCCCTTCACCCTGGCAGTGCTTCTCCACGGTCGGGTCTTCAACATTCCCATCCGGCAGCTGGATGGTGGGCGCCACTATGCCCTGGGCCGGGAGGGCAAGAACCACGAGGAG GGCCTCCCAAGCTGCTCTGGATGA
- the SH2D6 gene encoding SH2 domain-containing protein 6 isoform X26, translating to MRPVSSVFCPDSPAWRKDAPHSCPLPGPGTWRCNHPFWKAQEEEEEEEDKYELPPCEALPLSLAPAHLPGVEEDSLYLDHPLSPSKSPPPQPEPEMLKAALSLQEAVKQGWPVGRRELGAPARVVPGPPKKPDEDVYLECEPNAVSALTQTLSSQVLTPPVPLPRTSVVPRPTPAPQEARNGAANAASKGRRASLSSVAPTWSTSAAETQSGEGGHEHRSLQPGLCAPSPPPCPGTSPSSCGVFQDGSLLGQPWYSGNCDRHAVESALLRFQKDGAYTVRPSSGPHGSQPFTLAVLLHGRVFNIPIRQLDGGRHYALGREGKNHEEGLPSCSG from the exons ATGAGGCCAGTCTCATCAGTCTTCTGTCCAGACTCCCCAGCTTGGAGAAAGGATGCCCCCCACTCATGTCCTCTGCCTGGCCCAGGGACCTGGAGATGCAAC CATCCCTTCTGGAAAGcccaagaagaggaggaagaggaggaggataaATATGAGTTGCCCCCCTGTGAGGCTCTGCCCCTCagtctggcccctgcccaccttcctGGTGTGGAAGAGGACTCTTTGTACTTGG ATCACCCCCTGAGCCCATCCAAGTCACCACCACCGCAGCCTGAGCCCGAGATG CTGAAGGCAGCACTGAGCCTGCAGGAGGCCGTGAAGCAGGGCTGGCCCGTGGGGAGGAGAG agcTGGGCGCACCGGCCAGAGTG GTGCCAGGCCCTCCAAAGAAACCTGATGAGGACGTCTACCTGGAGTGTGAGCCCAATGCAG TCTCAGCCTTGACTCAGACTCTGAGCTCCCAAGTCCTGACGCCCCCAGTCCCTCTACCTAGGACATCAGTGGTGCCCAG GCCCACTCCAGCCCCCCAGGAAGCTCGGAAT GGAGCAGCGAATGCCGCCTCTAAAG GAAGGAgagcctctctttcctctgtaGCCCCCACCTGGAGCACCTCAGCTGCTGAG ACTCAGTCTGGGGAAGGCGGACATGAACACAGATCACTGCAACCGGGGTTGTGTGCTCCCAGCCCCCCGCCATGCCCTGGCACATCTCCGAGCAGCTGTGGGGTATTCCAGGACGGCAGCCTGCTGGGTCAGCCTTGGTACTCGGGGAACTGTGACCGTCATGCTGTTGAGAGTGCCCTGCTCCGATTCCAAAAG GACGGGGCCTACACCGTGCGCCCCAGCTCAGGGCCTCATGGCTCCCAGCCCTTCACCCTGGCAGTGCTTCTCCACGGTCGGGTCTTCAACATTCCCATCCGGCAGCTGGATGGTGGGCGCCACTATGCCCTGGGCCGGGAGGGCAAGAACCACGAGGAG GGCCTCCCAAGCTGCTCTGGATGA